A window of the Trichoderma asperellum chromosome 4, complete sequence genome harbors these coding sequences:
- a CDS encoding uncharacterized protein (EggNog:ENOG41) has protein sequence MPDPQPEILIKFQKQLEPYIKPREQVNYIRRVLALHLGSCSGNGAVQHPLFLVDSSQEVTTPSDLTGVFREYVEALQANSAARRQFEDLLQNNAPGDSEPPTRAASSADLLEERICLLKLQQKRESLLAVRQSLDLLMERPAATREFLGARHIFQGMPSAPSAPDDVINSLAPDQNSPHSGLDDRIHQLEKTVLRAKLLLKKEEQTRREAKARSQNQFEIVSNGARLEALTATRNELIAWIENELGRASPGSGSEAGQKHTYKSRVSPSTIAAHLEEISKKYATYVSMRKTLLDLETQQSQLSQPAQPSLLPPAQLVAGLDRNSSKPPVPIDHLLTPYLRALAAMSVSQKAAITQKSFFTSALSKQNQDACQLLGRLGEESHLLPAYPMKDSLRRRSGIQTEIASKSEQPDISKRVKPWVFAADSAKITLLEYAAETVDIGQVALENCLENLREIDFLLGHPDGDVSSEGADNKSKTLVAATKLESRKSASESSIMDDGHDVWSRLHGNLGALS, from the coding sequence ATGCCTGACCCTCAGCCTGAAATCTTGATAAAATTTCAAAAGCAGCTCGAGCCATATATTAAACCCCGAGAACAGGTCAACTATATCAGGCGTGTTTTGGCGCTTCACCTCGGGTCGTGCTCCGGCAATGGCGCCGTTCAGCATCCCCTGTTCCTCGTGGACAGCTCACAAGAAGTTACCACACCATCGGATTTAACTGGTGTGTTTAGGGAATATGTCGAAGCTCTCCAGGCCAATTCTGCAGCACGCCGGCAGTTTGAAGATCTCTTACAAAATAATGCCCCTGGAGATTCTGAGCCGCCTACTCGAGCAGCGAGCAGTGCTGATCTCCTAGAGGAGCGCATATGTCtcttgaagctgcagcagaagcgagagagctTGCTCGCAGTTCGACAGTCTCTGGATCTGCTTATGGAAAGACCAGCTGCAACCCGTGAATTCCTGGGTGCCAGGCACATCTTCCAAGGGATGCCCAGCGCACCAAGTGCGCCAGACGACGTTATCAACAGCCTCGCGCCCGACCAGAACTCTCCCCACTCAGGCCTCGATGATCGGATCCATcagctggagaagacggTGCTGAGggcaaagctgctgcttaagaaagaggagcaaaCACGGCGTGAAGCGAAGGCCCGGTCTCAAAATCAATTCGAGATTGTCAGCAACGGCGCTCGCTTAGAAGCGTTGACTGCAACCCGGAACGAGCTTATAGCTTGGATCGAAAACGAGCTCGGCAGAGCATCTCCTGGAAGCGGCTCAGAGGCGGGCCAAAAACACACCTATAAATCGAGGGTTAGCCCGTCAACAATTGCAGCTCATCTTGAGGAGATTAGCAAAAAGTATGCCACATATGTGTCTATGAGAAAAACTCTCTTAGACCTAGAAACACAGCAGTCTCAGCTTTCCCAGCCAGCTCAACCATCTCTGCTACCACCTGCGCAGCTAGTTGCGGGCCTGGATCGAAATAGTAGCAAGCCTCCGGTACCAATCGACCATCTTCTGACGCCCTATCTGAGAGCCTTGGCTGCTATGTCTGTAAGCCAGAAGGCAGCCATCACTCAGAAATCCTTTTTCACATCAGCATTGTCCAAGCAGAATCAGGATGCCTGCCAATTACTCGGCCGTCTCGGCGAAGAAAGCCATTTGCTGCCAGCATACCCCATGAAGGATTCGCTACGCCGGAGGTCTGGTATACAAACAGAAATAGCTTCGAAGTCTGAACAGCCGGACATCTCGAAGCGGGTTAAGCCATGGGTATTCGCCGCCGATTCGGCCAAAATCACACTTCTTGAATACGCTGCAGAAACCGTCGACATTGGACAAGTCGCGCTGGAAAATTGCTTGGAAAATCTTAGAGAGATTGACTTCCTGCTAGGTCATCCGGACGGAGACGTATCCAGTGAAGGCGCGGATAATAAATCAAAGACTTTGGTGGCGGCAACGAAGCTTGAATCACGGAAGTCCGCATCAGAGAGCAGCATAATGGATGACGGTCACGATGTTTGGTCTAGACTACACGGAAATTTAGGAGCATTGAGCTGA
- a CDS encoding uncharacterized protein (EggNog:ENOG41), whose product MADNAPEKPEVAAPVAGTEDKVAGEGDVAAKTVDKSEAGDATMEEVKEAEEPKVPESAEKTAKAATEKPAENEKKTDADGDAEMKDAAETAAAAEPEADAAAADTPAAAKGKGRRKSTAGESKGKTLSKKGSKARLTHIDAQPGDHFLVKLKGFPAWPAIICDEDMLPQALINTRPVSAARPDGSYSEAYADGGKRVHDRSFPVMYLYTNEFGWVANTALSELTADKARDTIGDKMRKDLKAAFELAIEQNSIEHYKAILQSFQDELIAQEEARKEAAATPKKSKKGKAKANDEDEDVDMEDAEEAPKAKPKKRKAADEEAAVPQRSESVKKPKIKLNTSSSASKAANGTTAPKAKEEKPAKVAKAKPKKGTDKKSDAPKEPKLTPEERHQRKEKEIMYLRHKLQRGLLTREQQPREDEMEAMSSFITILENFQDLDVSIIRGTKINKVFKAILKLDSIPREEDFNFKKRSQTLLDKWNKLLASDPAPANTANGVNGASESKDSSKPTGNGDVKESDDKTKEVDDEKPKGDDEEVTGTTAAKDEESKSKEDVSEKKDEKAEAEAAPASAAVEAAA is encoded by the exons ATGGCTGATAACGCCCCAGAGAAGCCCGAGGTCGCTGCGCCTGTTGCTGGCACTGAGGATAAGGTCGCTGGCGAGGGAGATGTGGCCGCCAAGACTGTGGATAAGTCGGAAGCGGGTGATGCTACAATGGAGGAAGTAAAGGAAGCTGAAG AACCCAAGGTGCCCGAGAGCGCAGAAAAGACTGCCAAGGCCGCAACCGAAAAGCCAGCTGAGAACGAGAAAAAGACCGATGCGGACGGCGATGCCGAGATGAAAGACGCTGCcgagactgctgctgccgctgagcctgaagctgatgctgccgccgccgacactccagctgctgcgaagGGCAAGGGTCGACGAAAGTCGACTGCTGGAGAGTCAAAGGGCAAGACTCTGAGTAAGAAGGGCTCAAAGGCACGCCTAACCCACATTGATGCTCAGCCTGGCGATCATTTCTTGGTGAAGCTCAAGGGTTTCCCGGCTTGGCCCGCCATCATTTGCGATGAGGACATGCTCCCGCAAGCTCTCATCAATACTCGACCAGTCTCCGCGGCACGTCCTGACGGATCCTACTCTGAGGCTTACGCGGATGGCGGTAAGCGAGTGCACGATCGAAGCTTCCCCGTCATGTACCTGTATACAAACGAATT TGGATGGGTTGCAAACACTGCCCTATCCGAGTTGACCGCGGATAAGGCCCGAGATACGATTGGAGACAAGATGCGAAAGGACCTAAAGGCAGCTTTCGAGCTCGCAATCGAGCAGAACTCAATTGAGCACTACAAAGCGATTCTACAAAGTTTCCAGGATGAGCTGATTGCCCAGGAAGAGGCTAGGAAAGAGGCTGCAGCTACGCCGAAGAAGTCCAAGAAAGGAAAGGCGAAGGCgaacgatgaggatgaagacgtGGATATGGAGGATGCGGAAGAGGCGCCAAAGGCTAAGCCAAAGAAGCGAAAGGCCGCCGATGAAGAAGCCGCT GTCCCTCAGCGCTCTGAGTCCGTTAAGAAGCCTAAGATAAAGCTTAACACATCATCATCCGCATCAAAGGCTGCGAATGGAACGACAGCGCCtaaagccaaagaagaaaagcctGCGAAGGTCGCAAAggccaagccaaagaaggGAACCGACAAGAAATCTGATGCGCCCAAAGAACCCAAGTTGACCCCAGAGGAGCGACATCAACGCAAGGAG AAAGAAATTATGTACCTGCGCCATAAGCTCCAAAGGGGTCTCTTGACTagagagcagcagccacgagaagacgagatggaggcgATGTCCAGTTTCATCACTATCCTTGAGAATTTCCAGGATCTTGATGTGTCAATTATTCGGGGCACTAAGATCAACAAGGTTTTCAAGGCTATTCTAAAGCTCGACTCTATCCCCCGTGAGGAAGACTTCAACTTCAAGAAGAGGTCTCAAACTTTGCTGGACAAGTGGAACAAGCTACTTGCTAGCGATCCTGCGCCCGCTAACACGGCGAATGGTGTCAATGGAGCTTCTGAATCCAAGGACTCCAGTAAGCCGACTGGAAACGGCGATGTGAAAGAGAGCGACGACAAGACTAAAGAGGTCGATGATGAGAAGCCTAagggagatgatgaagaagtgaCTGGCACGACCGcagccaaagatgaagaatcaAAATCCAAGG